A region of Lepeophtheirus salmonis chromosome 13, UVic_Lsal_1.4, whole genome shotgun sequence DNA encodes the following proteins:
- the LOC121128140 gene encoding uncharacterized protein encodes MASSKVNTLSETTTDQCLDQIYLLDYSTTTILDPENVSNLIFVDTNEQIEEILDESMDSNEEGKLMVLYMSQQHEEYNGDLDSCTEIPSSDSETEMDAIHDQEVASATLSDDEEIHECLLTESYEEEIIYLENVFVGRDYEIQYDSFIQTHDQITDSYEIFSGMNVSEAVISFNVCSSMDELEEYGDIEELDDDEEPCPRNGPN; translated from the coding sequence ATGGCGTCATCTAAAGTAAACACCCTCAGTGAAACAACAACTGATCAATGTTTGGATCAAATTTATCTCCTGGACTATAGCACCACTACCATTCTGGATCCGGAAAACGTATCTAATTTAATCTTCGTCGATACTAATGAACAAATAGAGGAGATCCTGGATGAAAGCATGGATTCCAACGAGGAAGGAAAACTCATGGTGCTTTATATGTCTCAGCAACACGAAGAATACAATGGGGATCTTGATTCATGCACCGAAATTCCATCTTCAGACTCTGAAACAGAAATGGATGCTATTCATGATCAAGAAGTAGCATCAGCCACATTAAGTGACGACGAGGAAATCCATGAGTGTTTATTGACTGAAAGTTATGAAGAGGAAATCATATATTTGGAGAATGTCTTTGTGGGTCGGGACTATGAGATCCAGTATGATTCTTTTATTCAAACCCATGATCAAATCACGGATTCATATGAAATCTTTTCTGGGATGAATGTGTCTGAGGCTGTCATTTCTTTTAACGTATGCTCATCTATGGATGAATTAGAAGAATATGGAGATATCGAAGAGTTGGACGATGATGAAGAACCCTGTCCTAGGAATGGTCCAAATTaa